In the genome of Sciurus carolinensis chromosome 3, mSciCar1.2, whole genome shotgun sequence, one region contains:
- the Wnt9b gene encoding protein Wnt-9b: MRPPPTLALAALCLLALPAVAAAAAYFGLTGRDVLTPFPGLGTAAAPAQSGVHLKQCDLLKLSRRQKQLCRREPGLAETLRDAAHLGLLECQFQFRHERWNCSLEGRTGLLKRGFKETAFLYAVSSAALTHALARACSAGRMERCTCDDSPGLESRQAWQWGVCGDNLKYSTKFLSNFLGPKRGSKDLRARADAHNTHVGIKAVKSGLRTTCKCHGVSGSCAVRTCWKQLSPFRETGQVLKLRYDSAVKVSSATNEALGRLELWAPAKPGSPTKGLAPRPGDLVYMEDSPSFCRPSKYSPGTAGRVCSREASCGSLCCGRGYDTQSRLVAFSCHCQVQWCCYVECQQCAQQELVYTCKR, from the exons CCTGACTGGGCGGGATGTCCTGACGCCCTTCCCGGGGCTGGGCACTGCGGCAGCCCCAGCGCAGAGCGGGGTCCACCTGAAGCAGTGCGACCTGCTGAAGCTGTCCCGAAGACAGAAGCAGCTTTGCCGGAGGGAGCCCGGCCTGGCCGAGACCCTGCGGGACGCAGCCCACCTGGGCCTGCTGGAGTGTCAGTTCCAGTTCCGGCATGAGCGCTGGAACTGCAGCCTGGAGGGGAGGACCGGCCTGCTcaagagag GTTTTAAGGAGACAGCCTTCCTGTATGCAGTGTCCTCGGCTGCCCTCACCCATGCACTGGCCCGGGCCTGCAGTGCCGGGCGCATGGAGCGCTGCACCTGTGACGACTCCCCTGGCCTGGAGAGCCGGCAGGCCTGGcagtggggtgtgtgtggtgaCAACCTCAAGTACAGCACCAAGTTCCTGAGCAACTTCCTGGGGCCCAAGAGAGGAAGCAAGGACCTGCGGGCACGAGCTGATGCCCACAACACCCATGTGGGCATCAAG GCTGTGAAGAGCGGCCTCAGGACCACCTGTAAGTGCCACGGTGTGTCGGGCTCCTGCGCAGTGCGCACCTGCTGGAAGCAGCTCTCACCCTTTCGCGAGACGGGCCAGGTGCTGAAGCTGCGCTACGACTCAGCGGTCAAAGTGTCCAGCGCTACTAATGAGGCGCTGGGCCGTCTGGAGCTGTGGGCACCTGCCAAGCCAGGCAGCCCCACCAAGGGCCTGGCGCCGCGGCCCGGGGACCTGGTGTACATGGAGGACTCCCCCAGCTTCTGCCGGCCCAGCAAGTACTCACCAGGCACAGCGGGCAGGGTGTGCTCCAGGGAGGCCAGCTGTGGCAGCCTGTGCTGCGGGCGGGGCTATGACACCCAGAGCCGCCTGGTGGCCTTCTCCTGCcactgccaggtgcagtggtgctgCTACGTGGAGTGCCAGCAGTGTGCGCAGCAGGAGCTCGTCTACACCTGTAAGCGCTAA